From Drosophila santomea strain STO CAGO 1482 chromosome 2R, Prin_Dsan_1.1, whole genome shotgun sequence:
CGCCTGGCATTTAGCTCCACGAAATATCCCAGCTTAATGGCTCAGTCTTTAATCGATTTTTGTCGACTCGATTATGATTGCGATGCGGGCGGATGGGCGGGGTCATGGGCCATCCTTGGAAACCCTCAATGACTTCCGCGCCCCAATGCCAACGTTGCTTATTTTCATAAGAATTTACACTGCCCGGGGGAGGTTGGTGCTGATTAAGGAATGACTGCGCCCGCTCGGCGATATTCATTTAGGCTTGTTTATTGAACTTGGAATTAGTTTGATTTGGTGGCCACTGACTCCGcgaaggacgcaggacgaaggacgaagaagGTGAAGCGACACAATCCACGCTCAAAACGAAACCATTTGCATGATGATCCCGGGGCGGCAGCCACGCGGTGCgttaaatgtaataaaataagCTCATTAAAATTATGAGAGCCAGCAGGTGGCGGGGTCGGTGAGGCGACTCAAAGTTTCGCCGATAAGTCTGCAAGAGAAATCTGGGCTCTGGTTGCCATGCCATTGTCAGGAATGCCGCCGAGTCCACTGATTTTGGGCCATCAATCAGAGCCGGATTGTCAACTTTTCAGCAGCTCCGGACCGACATCTTCGTAAGTTAATTACGGCCATCCAGCGACTGTCGATTGATTCTGCGATTTTGGGATTCTCGGAAAATCCAATATTGTGTCCGGAGTGTTTCGGGTCGCAGGAGCGTGAAATCCGGCCAAGTTTTGGGTGCGATTGACAACAAGCACTTAACACATTTACACACTCGCCTGCTGCCCTCCCCCCGCCTTAATGAACCACAAGTGCGCAACAGCTGAGAGGCTGAGGAGGCCAAGACATCAGTATTTCAGGAGCAGTCGCATCAGTTGGCATTGAATTTGCGGTTGCACCCCGTGACCCCgtgacccctgacccctgtGCCCTGCAAAGGAAACACAAGTTAGTTACAGAGCGTCCTTGTCCTTTATTTATCGAATGAAGAGATCGAGTCGCGACGAGAAGGGAAGGGAGACAGGATGGAGACGGAGGTTTAGGTGGAGATGAAGGAAAGTTTTATACACCAAACAAGTAATCGGATTTTATCTCCGTGTACTctaattaatttgctttttCTGCAGCCTCATCTCGGTGACGGGCAAAAGCGTACAATTGTGGATTATATACTATGCAACACAAAACTGATTCTCTTTGGTGAACATTCCCTTGAGTTGTACAGCGCTGCTTGGCTTTTGTCTTtgtttggaaaaatatataaatatacatcGATCTTTACACATATGCAtaggtatatatgtatatatatgtatttatatatatacatattggTATTTGTTTGGATATCTTTATAGCTACGCTTTAGGCCAATTGTTATGGTTAAGTGGTAGCGGTACAATTTGCATCGTTATTAAATGGCATTTCACAATAAATTCGGTGGGAGTTCATAGCTGGCTCTGTGATTCGATTGTGGATTCCTCAGCAATTTGATTAGCAAATCAATTTAGCAGCGACCCGGGcgcacgcggcgtatgcgcgatGCAGATTGCCACAGTGCGGCTGcgaaatatttgaatttatttgaactttcgcgttgcgttgcgttgcaaattaaaactttCGCCGTAGCAActttctgttttgtttgctaAATGTTAAAAATGATAAAGTGCACTCGACAGAAAGGCGGACGTGAAGGATGGGAAGGATGCGAAGGATGTGAAGGATGCGAAGGATGTGAAGCGGAAGGAAAGGGGTAGAGCAAACATGAGTGCACAGCCGTCGAGTGCTCGACTTTTGGACGAGTCCGGAACGGTCCAGGTTCCATGGTCCTGGGCCAGGACTTCAATCCCACTCCCATTTTGGATCCTCGCATTGCCCCCTTTAATGTGTAAGTTTGCGTATGAAAATAGTTAGAGATACGTTTGGTTTTCGCATTTGCTTGCCTTTCGCATTTTGTAAAAggtatttttcaaatatataagcGTATGAGTTCAGAAGTGTTAGAAGTTCCATCCGAGCACGGTcgtaaatttatatatatgtatatgtgtatatgtatctaactctaaatatatatatagtacatataatgtataatatatGGTAGGTACACGTAAAGATACACATCAATATACTCGTAGTAACGTCTGAGTGAAGTACTTTGATTAAATGGTATTCcctttagtttagtttagttttgcttggttttttactttgttttttttctttttagtttttggctTAGACTAACAACAGTCAACATTCAACAGTCATTCCGATATGAGATATTCGTCAATTGGAAGAATTTCTTTGCGAAGCAGGTGGAGCGTTTAGTAACCCTAGCCTAGACAATAAACTTATCCCGAATAGAGGTCACGTGTATATGGTATGTATgtactacatatgtatactatATGCTGCTTATGGCCACTATGTGTATACATAAATCAACATCTATAAAGTTTCTCGCGTCCTGTGGGGCCTGCTCCTCAAGCGTTTCAATTGACAGCGCATTATTGGAATTGAAGTTATTCGCATTGGAACACATATATGTtaagtatgtatatgcaaGTACGCATTAAAAAGTACacctataaataaatagtatcTGCACactttttccttttatttatttttttttgagttgAAGGCTGCACACGCCTCGCTGGATCGCTGGCATGTTGGATCAATGGATCATTGGATGATTGGATGATTGGATCATTGGATCAGGGCTTATCAATCTGGCCTTCGTCACCCAGTTGGAGGAGCGTCTGGTGCCGATAAGCCGATCCAAAAACATCCGCCATAAACAAAGACGACTATCGCCGAATCTGGAGGCCTGACCACAGCCAATGACTTGCCAGAAAAGCCAGATTCGAGCCGACATTCAACTTTTAATAAACGCAGTTCCACAAAAGGAGATGAACACATCTCCGCCTCGTTTCCTTTGCGGTACCCATCTGAATGGCATTTGGAATATTTTGCAGCCAGCCACCGCAGCCCTCGCAGCGTTGCTTTTGATAAAATTCTCTTTTGTATACAGTTTTGTGGCATAATTTTGTGGCCCAGGAATGCCGGGCGATATAAACGAAGACATCGAGGTTGGCTCAGCACATGTGATTGGGTTTCGCCCGGTTTACATCTTTACATCTGGGCATCTTTACATCTCTATAGCACATGGAGATTCTCGCAGCTCTTCGACTTGGAGATGTCGCTGAGGCAGATCTtctgcagcagctccttggCCAAGTGCAGCGATATGTGGGTGCGAGAGGTCTTCATCTTCGAGGCGGTGGCCTTCTTCTCACGCTTCTCTTTCAGCCGCATCTGTTTTTAGAGGGTTTAAAGaagtttgtttaattaaagtatatGGCACATTACAGCAGAGATTGATTGCTATAAAATGCTAGAAAATACAGCTTTCTTTCATAGATGtgttaattatatatatgcaaaGATGTCTCTTTATTAATTTTACGACCTAATCAACTAGTAACGGAAGTATCCTGCTCCGCGTTAAGTAACAATGCCCAATCACCCAATCGAGTTAGTTGGCCGAGTTTCCTTCGGCCCCGCTTACCGCACCATTTTCATTAATTAGTGAGCTGATCCGGAAGCAGGCCCACCGTAGCCCCAACCCACccccaaaacccaaacccaatcccaatcccaatcccaattccaaAGCCTGCCCAACCCAAGCCGAAAAGCAAGCCATCCCGCAGCAGCGTGGTAAATCCATTTAACTCCATTTCCTGCACAATTTCGGTGGGTGCATCGGTGGGTTGCGTGTGGTTAGCTGCTTGCCCCAAAGACCGCAGTCGAACCTCTGCCCCACTTGCCCCACTTTGCCTCACTTTGCCCCACTTGCCACAGCTTTCCCACCACCTGCAAACTCAACTCACCTGCTTCAATATGCCGACGAGCAGCTCATCGACGTTGTGCTGTATGCCGCTGGACGTCTCAATAAATTTGGCATCGCGTGAGGCGGCCAGGGCTTTGCCCTCTTGGGGTTGCAAAAGTGAAATGGGGTTGtggaatgaaatgaaatcaagcCATCATAATTAAGgcacacaccacccacacccacacccacacccacacccaacTTACCCTGCGATGTGATAAGGCGGGCGCGAGCCAGATCCGCCTTGTTGCCCACCAGGATGACGGCCTTGTCCTTGGTGTAGTTCTCCTGCCACAGATAATTGATGATTTCCTCGGCCACGCGAAACGAGCTGCGGTCAACCACCGAGAAGACAACGACACAGCCATGCGGCTCGTATGTGGAGAGGGAGTTCTCCACGCTCATCTCGACGCTGGGATGATCGATGAAGACCATGTCCGATTCCTCATCGTCCAGCAGCACGCTCACCGTCTTCTCGCCGAACTCGTCGTCTAAAACTCAGATCAGAATTAAACTCTAAAGACGACAGTGGCAGCCGGGAAGCTAGGGGTCGGGCACACACATAGGTTCCAGCTAGGGGTTCACTCGGCGGCTACTCACTGCGCTCTGCGGACCATAACCCAGACCATAACCCGGACCCACTTTGGCATACAACTTACCCAGGCTGGCGTCATAGGTGTGCATGTACTCCGACGTCATGAACTGATTGACCAGCGCCGTCTTGCCCACGCCGGCATCGCCCAGCATCACGACGCGATAGCGGGCTGGCGGCGGTGGATCCAGATTCTCCGAGTCATCCGGCGTCGCCGGCAGGGAGTCCACATTGGCATAGCCCGCTCCGCAGCAGCTGCCCTCGAAGGGGGAACGCTCGCTGGCCCGGCTGTTCGTCGAGTTGACGCTGGTGTTGCTGCGCGATCTTCGCGAGATTATCGAGTCGCCGCAGTTGACCACGTTGCCCTTGCTGATGGAGAAGTGGCGCAGGCGGTACAGGTCATCGCTGGCCCGCGGATTGTATGGTCGCTCTGGAAGGGAACAGACGCGCGGACGAACGTGGTCGGGCACTGAAATGGATTGCAGATAGATGGTTAGGGTTATTTATCAATCGATGTTGAAGATTGGCATTCTCACCTGGCAACTCGAGGAAGTTCGATGTTCTGCGCTGGCGACCGCGATTGGAGCTCTGGAAGGCCAGTGGTCCAACATCGTCGTTGGACACGATGGAGGCATTGGAGCAGGCGCTCTTCATCGACTCCCGCGAACTACGCCGACTGGCCAGATAGGCCAGTCCACCCTTGGAACTGCCCCGGCGACGCGGCTTGTGCTCCACATGGGCCTTCGGCTTGGTGGGCTTGCAGCCACTTAGCTCGTGGTCGGCATCTTGGGTCAGGTCACTGGTGGACTTGCGGTAGCGCAGTGAGACGACGCTGTCGGAACAGGTACGATCCAGCGTGGAGTGGGAGCTGTGGAGCACCTGGTAGCCGGGATTGGAGGTGATGTTGATGGCATGGCGACGTTGGCGTCGCAATTGCGGCTGTCCGGCCTCTTGCTCCGTTTCCGGCTCCGTAAAGCTAAAgctggtggtggtgtgggTCACCATGGTGCTATTGGTGTGCTGGGTGCCCGTCTCGCCGGATTCCATGGACAGCTGCGTGCAGTCAGTGACGCAGGAGTCGCGCTTCAAGCCATAATAACTACCACCCGCCGATCCCgatgctgctcctgcagcCGCACTAAGATTTCTGGCCTCGATCTTGCTGATCACCGGCAGCTCCCACTCATCCCGCTGGCGCTTGTTGGGTGCCCCTTGGGCGtatccaccaccacctcctgcTCCGCCCATGGCCATAGCCAACGCCATGCTCTCATCCACGCCGGTTGTGGTCAACTGGGGCACCGGATCCAGTGGGCTCTTTGTACGCATTAGCTTTTTGGAACCCTGTCGCCGTGGCGAACTGGGCGGATCGTAGTACAGGGCTCCATCGTCCGGTGAGATCGGCTCGTAGTACTCGAACTTTCTGCCGTGACTGGGACTCACTGCATCGAAGACGAACTGGCACTGGGACTTTGGGCTGCGGGCCGTGGTGCGTCCACTGAGCAGGGAGGCCGAATCATCTATCGATCCCGATGGTGGCGTCTGATAATAGGAGCTGGGCGTGGAGCTACTGACATCATCGCAACTGTCCTGGGCAAAGGTGGTGGTGATCTTGGGACTCCTCGGCGTATCGTAACCCCCATAGTTATAGCCCGACGTCGGACCTCCATGGTATTGCCTGTTTTGGGATGTCGCATCAAGCTAATTGGTCGCCATTTCATTGTGGATCTCACCTGGGCAGCTTGGGCGTGGCTCCTTTGCAGGGCAGCGGATTGCTGGCAGCTCGAGCAGGCACCTTGTGGTGCGAGGAGTGGGTTTGGCCATAGGATCCTCCACCGACAGCTCCCTCGTCCCAGCTGCGCTGTTGCTGGGCCATTTCACGACTACTGGGCAGTTAAACATGAATTACTCAGTGCACTTGGAGGAAAGTCTATgcacatttaaaaatatctaatatatatatataaaataccCATATATGATAATATGATGATAACTAACATCTTTATAGCAGTTTATTAACGCAGTTTGGTAAGATAGAAAACATGTTCTTAGTGAATCAATTTTTGCTTGTGCATCTGGTGGGATGATGaaatgagatgagatgagatgagatgagatgagtAGATGAGATGGTAACGCGTCGCTGATGGCCAACTCATGTGTAAATATCATGGGCCATTACTCATCCTCatcatgcacacacacacacaaaagtgCCTCCTGGCCATGGCCCAAACGGGGCACAAAGTAAACATAATTTATGGCTTTATCTgtatttaatcaaaataatgAAAAGCGGACCATAGCAGCCGAGCCAGGGCATTATAACGCCCACAAGTCCGTTTAGCCAGCAAAACGGGGCGACGACTGCTGTGGCCGCAAGTCATTTTCCGACTTTGGTCAGCTGGAGAGACAGAAGAACATAGAGGAAGACATAGATGCCCGGGGAAGTGCTCTATTTGGCCAGGCAATTATTGTTAAATGTGTGCGTTCTCTGTCGGATGGTGGCGTAAGTGGCTGCCCCCATTATCGCTCCACATCCCCAACCCACCGAGTCATccaaccacccagccacccaaccacACCCACAAGCTGTCAGCACATTCACACACCACGGGATGCTAACTTATGCAAAAGTTGGCAACAATCCGCTTGCGGAAAACTTCGGCAACAAAGTTGCCTCTAATGGGATTTGCCAGCCACGACTAGTTTGAGTTGCA
This genomic window contains:
- the LOC120446399 gene encoding uncharacterized protein LOC120446399 isoform X1, which encodes MAQQQRSWDEGAVGGGSYGQTHSSHHKVPARAASNPLPCKGATPKLPRQYHGGPTSGYNYGGYDTPRSPKITTTFAQDSCDDVSSSTPSSYYQTPPSGSIDDSASLLSGRTTARSPKSQCQFVFDAVSPSHGRKFEYYEPISPDDGALYYDPPSSPRRQGSKKLMRTKSPLDPVPQLTTTGVDESMALAMAMGGAGGGGGYAQGAPNKRQRDEWELPVISKIEARNLSAAAGAASGSAGGSYYGLKRDSCVTDCTQLSMESGETGTQHTNSTMVTHTTTSFSFTEPETEQEAGQPQLRRQRRHAINITSNPGYQVLHSSHSTLDRTCSDSVVSLRYRKSTSDLTQDADHELSGCKPTKPKAHVEHKPRRRGSSKGGLAYLASRRSSRESMKSACSNASIVSNDDVGPLAFQSSNRGRQRRTSNFLELPVPDHVRPRVCSLPERPYNPRASDDLYRLRHFSISKGNVVNCGDSIISRRSRSNTSVNSTNSRASERSPFEGSCCGAGYANVDSLPATPDDSENLDPPPPARYRVVMLGDAGVGKTALVNQFMTSEYMHTYDASLVLDDEFGEKTVSVLLDDEESDMVFIDHPSVEMSVENSLSTYEPHGCVVVFSVVDRSSFRVAEEIINYLWQENYTKDKAVILVGNKADLARARLITSQEGKALAASRDAKFIETSSGIQHNVDELLVGILKQMRLKEKREKKATASKMKTSRTHISLHLAKELLQKICLSDISKSKSCENLHVL
- the LOC120446399 gene encoding uncharacterized protein LOC120446399 isoform X3, yielding MAQQQRSWDEGAVGGGSYGQTHSSHHKVPARAASNPLPCKGATPKLPRQYHGGPTSGYNYGGYDTPRSPKITTTFAQDSCDDVSSSTPSSYYQTPPSGSIDDSASLLSGRTTARSPKSQCQFVFDAVSPSHGRKFEYYEPISPDDGALYYDPPSSPRRQGSKKLMRTKSPLDPVPQLTTTGVDESMALAMAMGGAGGGGGYAQGAPNKRQRDEWELPVISKIEARNLSAAAGAASGSAGGSYYGLKRDSCVTDCTQLSMESGETGTQHTNSTMVTHTTTSFSFTEPETEQEAGQPQLRRQRRHAINITSNPGYQVLHSSHSTLDRTCSDSVVSLRYRKSTSDLTQDADHELSGCKPTKPKAHVEHKPRRRGSSKGGLAYLASRRSSRESMKSACSNASIVSNDDVGPLAFQSSNRGRQRRTSNFLELPVPDHVRPRVCSLPERPYNPRASDDLYRLRHFSISKGNVVNCGDSIISRRSRSNTSVNSTNSRASERSPFEGSCCGAGYANVDSLPATPDDSENLDPPPPARYRVVMLGDAGVGKTALVNQFMTSEYMHTYDASLVLDDEFGEKTVSVLLDDEESDMVFIDHPSVEMSVENSLSTYEPHGCVVVFSVVDRSSFRVAEEIINYLWQENYTKDKAVILVGNKADLARARLITSQDAAEREA
- the LOC120446399 gene encoding uncharacterized protein LOC120446399 isoform X2 — encoded protein: MAQQQRSWDEGAVGGGSYGQTHSSHHKVPARAASNPLPCKGATPKLPRQYHGGPTSGYNYGGYDTPRSPKITTTFAQDSCDDVSSSTPSSYYQTPPSGSIDDSASLLSGRTTARSPKSQCQFVFDAVSPSHGRKFEYYEPISPDDGALYYDPPSSPRRQGSKKLMRTKSPLDPVPQLTTTGVDESMALAMAMGGAGGGGGYAQGAPNKRQRDEWELPVISKIEARNLSAAAGAASGSAGGSYYGLKRDSCVTDCTQLSMESGETGTQHTNSTMVTHTTTSFSFTEPETEQEAGQPQLRRQRRHAINITSNPGYQVLHSSHSTLDRTCSDSVVSLRYRKSTSDLTQDADHELSGCKPTKPKAHVEHKPRRRGSSKGGLAYLASRRSSRESMKSACSNASIVSNDDVGPLAFQSSNRGRQRRTSNFLELPVPDHVRPRVCSLPERPYNPRASDDLYRLRHFSISKGNVVNCGDSIISRRSRSNTSVNSTNSRASERSPFEGSCCGAGYANVDSLPATPDDSENLDPPPPARYRVVMLGDAGVGKTALVNQFMTSEYMHTYDASLDDEFGEKTVSVLLDDEESDMVFIDHPSVEMSVENSLSTYEPHGCVVVFSVVDRSSFRVAEEIINYLWQENYTKDKAVILVGNKADLARARLITSQEGKALAASRDAKFIETSSGIQHNVDELLVGILKQMRLKEKREKKATASKMKTSRTHISLHLAKELLQKICLSDISKSKSCENLHVL